One region of Quercus lobata isolate SW786 chromosome 2, ValleyOak3.0 Primary Assembly, whole genome shotgun sequence genomic DNA includes:
- the LOC115976521 gene encoding uncharacterized protein LOC115976521 isoform X2: MRFSNSKWVSLCFCLLLSLQIIQGYKESETARTLKLEQGNAAHEVHCSRERSRAAQKIIEEYLMPFVEKEQYQMSRRCRLHSDNDLYRDQEQHKIRVDVNEWKCGYCRKRFYEEKHLDQHFDNRHYDLLNVSHSRCLADVCGALHCDLVMDSTPRKTKCNPAAASRNQHLCESLADSCFPVNEGPSASRLHEFFLRQFCDAHTCKGGQKPFSRGHRGNERENGTAEAHLKKCAKEKALVVGNFSINHDT, encoded by the exons ATGAGGTTCTCCAATTCCAAATGGGTCTCGCTTTGCTTTTGCCTCTTGCTTTCTCTGCAGATTATTCAG GGTTATAAAGAATCTGAAACTGCAAG AACTCTAAAGCTGGAGCAGGGGAATGCTGCTCATGAGGTACATTGTTCAAGAGAAAGGAGTAGGGCTGCACAGAAGATAATTGAGGAG TATCTAATGCCCTTTGTGGAGAAAGAACAATATCAAATGTCAAGAAGGTGTAGGCTTCACTCAGACAATGACCTTTACAGAGATCAGGAACAACACAAGATCCGTGTAGATGTAAATGAATGGAAATGTGGATACTGTAGAAAAAGGTTTTATGAAGAGAAACACCTCGATCAGCATTTTGACAATAGACATTATGATTTGCTGAATGTG AGTCACAGCAGGTGCTTGGCAGATGTATGTGGTGCATTGCATTGTGACCTTGTGATGGACTCCACTCCTCGCAAAACTAAGTGCAATCCTGCTGCTGCTTCAAGGAATCAACATCTGTGTGAG AGCCTAGCTGACAGTTGTTTTCCAGTCAATGAGGGTCCTTCAGCAAGCCGCCTTCATG AATTCTTCCTACGGCAATTCTGTGATGCCCACACTTGTAAAGGTGGTCAGAAACCCTTCTCTAGGGGGCACAGG GGGAATGAAAGGGAAAACGGTACAGCTGAAGCGCATCTCAAAAAGTGTGCAAAAGAAAAAGCCCTCGTAGTTGGTAATTTTTCCATTAACCATGATACCTGA
- the LOC115976521 gene encoding uncharacterized protein LOC115976521 isoform X1 — protein MRFSNSKWVSLCFCLLLSLQIIQGYKESETARTLKLEQGNAAHEVHCSRERSRAAQKIIEEYLMPFVEKEQYQMSRRCRLHSDNDLYRDQEQHKIRVDVNEWKCGYCRKRFYEEKHLDQHFDNRHYDLLNVSHSRCLADVCGALHCDLVMDSTPRKTKCNPAAASRNQHLCESLADSCFPVNEGPSASRLHEFFLRQFCDAHTCKGGQKPFSRGHRKTRNVFYLIVSILTLMLLLLFYIFIYMHRRGMKGKTVQLKRISKSVQKKKPS, from the exons ATGAGGTTCTCCAATTCCAAATGGGTCTCGCTTTGCTTTTGCCTCTTGCTTTCTCTGCAGATTATTCAG GGTTATAAAGAATCTGAAACTGCAAG AACTCTAAAGCTGGAGCAGGGGAATGCTGCTCATGAGGTACATTGTTCAAGAGAAAGGAGTAGGGCTGCACAGAAGATAATTGAGGAG TATCTAATGCCCTTTGTGGAGAAAGAACAATATCAAATGTCAAGAAGGTGTAGGCTTCACTCAGACAATGACCTTTACAGAGATCAGGAACAACACAAGATCCGTGTAGATGTAAATGAATGGAAATGTGGATACTGTAGAAAAAGGTTTTATGAAGAGAAACACCTCGATCAGCATTTTGACAATAGACATTATGATTTGCTGAATGTG AGTCACAGCAGGTGCTTGGCAGATGTATGTGGTGCATTGCATTGTGACCTTGTGATGGACTCCACTCCTCGCAAAACTAAGTGCAATCCTGCTGCTGCTTCAAGGAATCAACATCTGTGTGAG AGCCTAGCTGACAGTTGTTTTCCAGTCAATGAGGGTCCTTCAGCAAGCCGCCTTCATG AATTCTTCCTACGGCAATTCTGTGATGCCCACACTTGTAAAGGTGGTCAGAAACCCTTCTCTAGGGGGCACAGG AAGACTAGAAATGTGTTCTACCTTATTGTTTCCATTTTGACTTTGATGCTGTTGCTGCTTTTCTACATCTTCATTTATATGCACCGGAG GGGAATGAAAGGGAAAACGGTACAGCTGAAGCGCATCTCAAAAAGTGTGCAAAAGAAAAAGCCCTCGTAG